From Caminibacter mediatlanticus TB-2, the proteins below share one genomic window:
- the fdhD gene encoding formate dehydrogenase accessory sulfurtransferase FdhD, with product MEPIYKFNIKKIKNGRIFDFEDTLIREVKLDIVVNSKKVVSMMATPIDQEALAIGYLISEGIIKSIDDVKEINLLNDGMIVDIKAKINKSFDILDEEGILISGCGKSVTANVDIDPKKIDATKITSNKKISTKFIVSQMKDFYNSCPLYEKTGCVHTARLYLDGVSYDAEDIAQHSTIDKACGKAILDGKNVENGILMVSGRLSSEMIVKAIMHRIPILISRTATTCLGAKIADFFNLTLVGFVRGENMNIYTHPERIIYEN from the coding sequence ATGGAGCCAATTTATAAATTTAACATAAAAAAAATAAAAAATGGAAGAATTTTTGATTTTGAAGATACATTAATAAGAGAAGTAAAATTAGATATTGTAGTTAATTCAAAAAAAGTAGTATCTATGATGGCAACTCCAATAGACCAAGAGGCATTAGCAATAGGATATTTAATAAGTGAAGGTATTATTAAAAGTATAGATGATGTTAAAGAAATAAATCTTTTAAATGATGGAATGATTGTAGATATAAAAGCTAAAATTAATAAAAGTTTTGATATATTGGATGAAGAAGGAATATTAATAAGTGGATGTGGTAAAAGTGTTACTGCTAATGTAGATATAGACCCTAAAAAGATAGATGCGACTAAAATAACTTCAAACAAGAAAATTTCTACAAAATTTATAGTCTCTCAAATGAAAGATTTTTATAATTCTTGTCCATTATATGAAAAAACAGGATGTGTGCATACAGCAAGGCTTTATTTAGATGGAGTTAGTTATGATGCAGAAGATATTGCTCAACATTCAACTATTGATAAGGCTTGTGGTAAAGCTATTTTAGATGGTAAAAATGTAGAAAATGGAATTTTAATGGTGAGTGGAAGGCTTTCATCTGAAATGATAGTAAAAGCTATTATGCATAGAATTCCTATATTAATTTCAAGGACTGCTACTACTTGTCTTGGGGCTAAAATTGCTGATTTTTTTAATTTAACATTAGTTGGATTTGTAAGAGGGGAAAATATGAATATTTATACTCACCCTGAAAGGATTATATATGAAAATTGA
- a CDS encoding NifB/NifX family molybdenum-iron cluster-binding protein → MKIVITSNGEFIGSKFCPHFEECKYLIVYDTKTKLYGARKSPSFNTKNILTLTKFLKQIYIKNIITGKKINDKFFKVFIPTKKDISVEEAIIEFLENYNF, encoded by the coding sequence ATGAAAATTGTAATCACATCCAACGGAGAATTCATTGGTTCTAAATTTTGTCCTCATTTTGAGGAATGCAAATACTTAATTGTATATGATACAAAAACAAAACTATATGGAGCAAGAAAATCACCAAGTTTTAATACAAAAAACATCTTAACTCTTACCAAATTTCTAAAACAGATATACATCAAAAATATAATAACTGGAAAAAAAATTAATGACAAATTTTTTAAAGTATTTATTCCTACAAAAAAAGATATAAGTGTTGAAGAAGCAATAATAGAATTTTTAGAAAATTATAACTTTTAA
- the tilS gene encoding tRNA lysidine(34) synthetase TilS, whose protein sequence is MANLLAFSGGIDSSALFFWLMEKNIDFDIAIVNYHTRETSDKEVEYAKYLAEKYNKKIFIKDCYLRKFSEKKARDCRYKFFEEIIKKNGYSTLILAHQLNDRFEWFLMQLSKGAGLKELISMEKWEEREFYKIYRPFYNISRREIIEYLHKHNIKYFIDESNFDTKYKRNLIRKEFSNKFIEMFENGVKKSFEFLEEDKKLLINLNWKKIKDLYIFKKTNPKLDIKKVDLILKRLGVLPTKKQKDEILKTNFSCVIQGKIAIDSNNEKIYVSPYVKIPLPKEKKELFRKHKIPPKIRSYIVKEKLCHMLFTEMSTDVLKSGKR, encoded by the coding sequence TTGGCTAATTTACTTGCATTTTCAGGCGGAATTGATTCTTCTGCACTCTTTTTTTGGCTTATGGAAAAAAATATTGATTTTGATATAGCAATTGTAAATTATCATACAAGAGAAACAAGTGATAAAGAAGTAGAATATGCAAAATATTTAGCAGAAAAATATAATAAAAAAATATTTATAAAAGATTGTTATTTAAGAAAATTTAGCGAAAAAAAAGCCAGAGATTGTAGATACAAATTTTTTGAAGAAATAATAAAAAAAAATGGATATTCTACCTTGATACTTGCTCATCAACTAAATGATAGATTTGAATGGTTTTTAATGCAGTTAAGTAAAGGTGCAGGTTTAAAAGAATTAATATCGATGGAAAAATGGGAGGAGAGAGAATTTTATAAAATATATAGACCTTTTTATAATATATCTCGTAGAGAAATTATAGAATATTTACATAAACATAACATTAAATACTTTATTGATGAAAGCAATTTCGATACAAAATATAAAAGAAATCTAATAAGAAAAGAATTTAGCAATAAATTTATTGAAATGTTTGAAAATGGAGTAAAAAAAAGTTTTGAGTTTTTAGAAGAAGACAAAAAATTACTAATTAATCTAAATTGGAAAAAAATAAAAGATTTATATATCTTTAAAAAGACAAATCCAAAACTTGATATTAAAAAAGTAGATTTAATACTAAAAAGACTTGGAGTTTTACCTACTAAAAAACAAAAAGATGAAATTTTAAAAACAAATTTTAGTTGTGTTATTCAAGGTAAAATAGCCATTGACTCTAATAACGAAAAAATCTATGTTTCACCATATGTTAAAATACCATTACCAAAAGAAAAAAAAGAACTTTTTAGAAAACATAAAATACCTCCAAAAATTAGAAGCTATATTGTAAAGGAAAAATTATGTCATATGTTATTTACGGAGATGTCCACGGATGTCTTGAAGAGTGGGAAGAGATAA
- a CDS encoding metallophosphoesterase has protein sequence MSYVIYGDVHGCLEEWEEIRKLIPKNSIEISVGDILDKGPYPVEALRYAKKNKIYTIMGNHEYKHIRKYWGRNVMLDEDQQKVYPKLKKEDFEFIESMPFFLKLNKLTIVHAGLTNRIRLNNPPLNIMTLLLFLREVDENNKFLPLNHNYPNPRYWADVYDGHEGFVVYGHNPFREIKKNRFSVGIDTGCVYGNKLTAVIIPNTIRPWEYEIIQVNAKKQYTTPIFKF, from the coding sequence ATGTCATATGTTATTTACGGAGATGTCCACGGATGTCTTGAAGAGTGGGAAGAGATAAGAAAATTAATACCAAAAAATTCTATTGAAATTAGTGTAGGAGATATTCTTGATAAAGGCCCTTACCCTGTTGAAGCTCTTAGGTATGCAAAAAAAAATAAAATTTATACAATTATGGGTAATCACGAATATAAACATATAAGAAAATATTGGGGAAGAAATGTAATGCTCGATGAAGACCAGCAAAAAGTATATCCTAAGCTTAAAAAAGAAGATTTTGAATTTATTGAATCAATGCCTTTTTTTTTAAAACTCAATAAACTAACAATAGTGCATGCAGGTCTAACAAATAGAATAAGACTAAATAATCCTCCATTAAATATTATGACGTTGCTTCTTTTTTTAAGAGAAGTTGATGAAAATAATAAATTCCTGCCACTTAATCATAATTATCCAAATCCAAGATATTGGGCAGATGTATATGATGGTCATGAAGGATTTGTTGTATATGGACATAATCCATTCAGAGAAATCAAAAAAAATAGATTCTCAGTTGGAATTGATACAGGATGTGTTTATGGTAATAAATTAACAGCAGTTATTATTCCAAACACCATTAGACCATGGGAGTATGAAATTATTCAAGTTAACGCAAAAAAACAATATACAACTCCAATTTTTAAGTTTTAG
- a CDS encoding RluA family pseudouridine synthase: MKKEKAYILLAKQEGISNRAAKELIDRGLVYTHDRKIKIARGLLPVNIRFKIEKIPNPKVIFEDNNLLVIDKPPYITSEEISKRFKYPLLHRLDKETSGILVLTKNEDFRKKAIEEFKNKNVYKEYLAWVSGIVAEPMKIDFPIKVIKTKSGAFAKVSSDGEEAITEIEPILAFRTKSKIKAIIHTGKTHQIRAHLKAIDHPIIGDEKYGGEPYKRVMLHHYKFKIFDYNFESPEPRDFKMQEQNDNKKRKK; this comes from the coding sequence TTGAAAAAAGAAAAAGCATATATTTTGCTTGCTAAACAAGAGGGCATCTCAAATAGAGCAGCAAAAGAATTAATAGATAGAGGGCTTGTTTATACTCATGATAGAAAAATTAAAATTGCAAGAGGACTTTTACCTGTAAATATAAGATTTAAAATAGAAAAAATACCTAACCCAAAAGTTATATTTGAAGATAATAATTTATTAGTAATTGATAAGCCACCTTATATTACAAGTGAAGAAATTAGCAAAAGATTTAAATATCCTCTTCTTCATAGACTGGATAAAGAGACAAGTGGTATTTTAGTGTTAACAAAAAATGAAGATTTTAGAAAAAAGGCTATTGAAGAATTTAAAAATAAAAATGTATATAAAGAGTATTTAGCTTGGGTTAGTGGTATTGTAGCTGAGCCTATGAAAATAGATTTTCCAATTAAAGTTATTAAAACAAAAAGTGGTGCTTTTGCTAAGGTTAGTAGTGATGGAGAAGAAGCTATAACTGAGATTGAGCCAATTTTAGCATTTAGAACAAAATCTAAAATAAAAGCAATAATTCATACAGGAAAAACTCATCAAATTAGAGCTCATCTAAAAGCAATAGACCATCCAATAATTGGAGATGAAAAGTATGGAGGAGAGCCTTATAAAAGAGTTATGCTTCATCATTATAAATTCAAAATTTTTGATTATAATTTTGAATCACCAGAGCCAAGAGATTTTAAAATGCAAGAACAAAATGATAATAAAAAACGCAAAAAATAG
- the rimM gene encoding ribosome maturation factor RimM (Essential for efficient processing of 16S rRNA): MKSKKIPIAKLGKSYGVKGWQKIHLLTDFPEQFKEGKTFSSDKTDLTIEKIDLKRNLVKFKGIDTPEDAKKITNRMLYTTEEETRENIKLKDNEYFWFDIEGCEVFENGKKLGRVKEIERADVDYLIINTDENLIKEGYPKRFLIDFKRHVKEVDIDNKKIQANGAIDILESLR, from the coding sequence ATGAAGAGTAAAAAAATACCTATTGCAAAACTTGGTAAAAGTTATGGTGTTAAAGGTTGGCAAAAAATCCATCTTCTTACAGATTTCCCCGAACAATTTAAAGAGGGGAAAACTTTTTCTTCTGATAAAACTGACTTAACAATTGAAAAAATAGACTTAAAAAGAAATCTTGTTAAATTTAAAGGAATCGATACTCCTGAGGATGCTAAAAAAATAACTAATAGAATGCTTTATACAACAGAAGAGGAGACAAGAGAGAATATTAAGCTAAAAGATAATGAATATTTTTGGTTTGATATTGAGGGGTGTGAAGTTTTTGAAAATGGAAAAAAACTTGGTAGAGTAAAAGAGATTGAAAGAGCAGATGTAGATTATCTTATAATAAATACTGATGAAAACTTAATAAAAGAAGGTTATCCTAAAAGATTTTTAATTGATTTTAAAAGACATGTAAAAGAAGTTGACATAGATAATAAAAAAATTCAAGCAAATGGTGCAATTGATATTTTAGAATCACTCAGATGA
- a CDS encoding KH domain-containing protein, with translation MVVEFVEEFAKLLSFEPEKIKSEVIPHEDFDEIIIYAKKADVGRIIGKNGSMVRAIKVVISGCKAKENKDYKITVKAYEE, from the coding sequence ATGGTTGTTGAATTTGTAGAGGAATTTGCTAAACTTCTTAGTTTTGAGCCTGAAAAAATAAAAAGTGAGGTTATTCCACACGAGGATTTTGATGAGATAATTATTTATGCAAAAAAAGCAGATGTTGGGAGAATAATTGGTAAAAATGGTTCAATGGTTAGAGCTATTAAAGTAGTAATTAGCGGTTGCAAAGCAAAAGAAAATAAAGATTATAAAATAACAGTAAAAGCCTATGAAGAGTAA
- the trmD gene encoding tRNA (guanosine(37)-N1)-methyltransferase TrmD: MKIVFFTLFPNLILPYFEDSILKKAKNKYFEIEVVNFRDFANNNHKKVDTEIVGGGAGMIIDNIALRNALIEYKQIYKNAKTIFLTPVGKKYNQKDAIRFSNEKVLFLVCGRYEGFDERLIEDFADEVISIGDFILTGGELGALVIADSVLRNIKGVLGNEESLKDESFNYNLLEAPQFSKVGEVPIILKSGNHKVIKKWKEEASILKTKFHRPDLIN; encoded by the coding sequence ATGAAAATAGTGTTTTTTACTCTCTTTCCAAATTTAATACTTCCTTATTTTGAAGATTCTATCTTAAAAAAAGCAAAAAATAAATATTTTGAAATAGAAGTTGTTAATTTTAGAGATTTTGCAAATAATAACCATAAAAAAGTTGATACTGAAATAGTTGGAGGTGGGGCTGGTATGATTATTGATAATATAGCCCTTAGAAATGCTTTAATTGAATATAAACAAATCTATAAAAATGCAAAAACTATTTTTTTAACTCCCGTTGGTAAAAAGTATAATCAAAAAGATGCAATTCGTTTTTCAAATGAAAAAGTTTTATTTTTGGTTTGTGGTAGATATGAAGGTTTTGATGAGAGATTAATAGAAGATTTTGCAGATGAAGTTATAAGTATTGGTGATTTTATATTAACAGGTGGAGAGCTTGGTGCATTAGTTATTGCTGATAGTGTACTAAGAAATATTAAAGGTGTTTTAGGCAATGAAGAATCTTTAAAGGATGAAAGTTTTAATTATAATTTACTTGAAGCACCTCAATTCTCAAAAGTAGGAGAGGTTCCTATAATCTTAAAAAGTGGCAATCATAAAGTGATAAAAAAATGGAAAGAAGAAGCATCGATTTTAAAAACAAAATTTCATCGTCCAGATTTGATTAATTAA
- the rplS gene encoding 50S ribosomal protein L19: MRNQLIEAFERKQIEEKESKIPEFRPGDTVKVAVEIREGDKKRIQNFEGVVIAIKGTGAGKTFTVRKIGANNIGVERIFPLYSDSIAGIEVVRKGKVRRAKLYYLRGKTGKKARIKERRD, encoded by the coding sequence ATGAGAAATCAATTAATTGAAGCTTTTGAAAGAAAACAAATCGAAGAAAAAGAAAGTAAAATACCTGAATTTAGACCAGGAGACACAGTAAAAGTAGCGGTTGAGATTAGAGAAGGTGATAAAAAAAGAATTCAGAATTTTGAAGGTGTTGTAATAGCAATTAAAGGTACTGGGGCTGGTAAAACATTTACAGTAAGAAAAATTGGTGCAAACAATATTGGAGTTGAAAGAATATTTCCATTATATAGCGATTCAATTGCAGGAATTGAAGTAGTTAGAAAAGGTAAAGTTAGAAGAGCTAAACTTTACTATCTAAGAGGAAAAACAGGTAAAAAAGCAAGAATTAAAGAAAGAAGAGATTAA
- the ffh gene encoding signal recognition particle protein — MFDRISDGFRSAINKIRMKDDEKSLKKALDELKKNLLKADVHFKTVKELLRKVEIETKKAGIGRANFLKALEEALKEILTAPGNYGFVYASKPPTVVMMTGLQGSGKTTTTAKLAYYLKNFKKKKVLMVAADLQRLAAVEQLRQLAEQNELDIFYDENAKNAVEVAKKGVEEAKNKFYDVVLIDTAGRLAIDEALMNELIEMKKEVDPNEIFYVADSLTGKDAINTAKAFDEKLDITGVILTKYDGDSKGGVALSIAHQVGKPLRFIGTGEKIADLEVFVPDRIVSRIMGAGDIEGLVEKTAAVIDEKEAKKLTKKLKKGQFNYNDFLAQLEQMKKLGSMKNLLGMIPGMGKMLKQLGDIDLENSQEIKKIKAMINSMTKKERENPYLIKESASRRRRIAQGAGLSVQEVNRINKQFQNAAKMAKKFAGKKIPNMDELMKMTQGMKFPR, encoded by the coding sequence ATGTTTGATAGAATAAGTGATGGTTTTAGAAGTGCAATTAATAAAATTAGAATGAAAGATGACGAAAAATCTTTAAAAAAAGCACTTGATGAGCTTAAAAAAAATCTCTTAAAAGCAGATGTACATTTTAAAACAGTAAAAGAATTATTAAGAAAAGTAGAAATTGAAACAAAAAAAGCTGGAATAGGTAGAGCTAATTTTCTAAAAGCATTAGAAGAAGCCTTAAAAGAAATTTTAACAGCACCAGGGAATTATGGGTTTGTTTATGCATCAAAACCTCCAACAGTTGTTATGATGACAGGTCTTCAAGGTAGTGGTAAAACAACTACTACTGCAAAACTTGCATATTATTTAAAAAATTTTAAAAAGAAAAAAGTTTTAATGGTTGCAGCTGACTTACAAAGATTAGCAGCAGTTGAACAACTTAGACAATTAGCTGAACAAAATGAACTTGATATTTTTTATGATGAAAATGCTAAAAATGCAGTTGAAGTTGCTAAAAAGGGAGTTGAAGAAGCTAAAAATAAATTTTATGATGTTGTGTTAATAGATACTGCTGGAAGACTTGCAATTGATGAAGCATTAATGAATGAATTAATTGAAATGAAAAAAGAAGTAGACCCAAATGAGATATTTTATGTAGCAGATTCTCTAACTGGTAAAGATGCAATAAATACAGCAAAAGCATTTGATGAAAAACTTGATATTACAGGAGTTATTCTTACTAAATATGATGGTGATAGCAAAGGTGGAGTTGCACTAAGTATAGCTCATCAAGTAGGAAAACCTCTTAGATTTATAGGGACAGGGGAAAAAATTGCTGATTTAGAAGTTTTTGTACCTGATAGAATTGTAAGCAGAATTATGGGAGCTGGTGATATTGAAGGACTTGTTGAAAAAACAGCTGCAGTTATTGATGAAAAAGAAGCAAAAAAACTAACTAAAAAATTAAAAAAGGGACAATTTAACTATAATGACTTTTTAGCACAACTTGAACAGATGAAAAAACTTGGAAGTATGAAAAATTTACTTGGAATGATTCCTGGTATGGGTAAAATGTTAAAACAACTTGGCGATATTGATTTAGAAAACTCACAAGAGATTAAAAAAATAAAAGCGATGATAAATTCTATGACTAAAAAAGAAAGAGAAAATCCTTATTTAATAAAAGAAAGTGCAAGTAGAAGAAGAAGAATTGCTCAGGGTGCAGGCCTTAGTGTTCAAGAAGTAAATAGAATTAATAAACAATTTCAAAATGCGGCTAAAATGGCTAAAAAGTTTGCAGGTAAAAAAATTCCAAATATGGATGAACTTATGAAGATGACACAAGGAATGAAATTTCCAAGATGA
- the rpsP gene encoding 30S ribosomal protein S16 has translation MVKIRLARFGRKKRPFYRVVVTDSRKRRDSGWIEVIGYYNPLTNPKTIELDMDRMNYWLGVGAQMSDRVSKLKKIYEERMANA, from the coding sequence TTGGTAAAAATTAGACTTGCAAGATTTGGTAGAAAAAAGAGACCTTTTTATAGAGTAGTTGTAACAGATAGCAGAAAAAGAAGAGATTCAGGTTGGATTGAAGTAATTGGATATTATAATCCTTTAACAAACCCAAAAACTATTGAACTTGATATGGATAGAATGAATTATTGGTTAGGTGTTGGTGCTCAAATGAGTGATAGAGTAAGTAAACTTAAAAAAATTTATGAAGAAAGAATGGCTAACGCTTAA
- a CDS encoding L,D-transpeptidase family protein — MRIFIIFLFSTFLFADVIDTYRYYGIQKTIKEIEKKLQSEKYWLKKLKNIDVKYGYFENPTFILFCNKITRTLQVNLYKKGKLKNLTTFNNVIVGKLGDKQKEGDLKTPIGNYTLINKIKPSNTFYGPLAFVTSYPNLFDKLNKKNGYGIWIHGKPLDGERGDLSKGCIVLNNDEIKHLDTLINYKKTVLEITQNPIYARKDDIAKILALIYKWRDAWRKSDLKKYLAFYSQQTFKRSNGMDFKQFKEYKKRVFDSKKGQKIDIYFRNIQITPYQNVKNLPIYKVEMYEEYLSPTYVFKGNKEIYLQKFGNQFKIIVEK, encoded by the coding sequence ATGAGAATTTTTATAATTTTTTTGTTTTCAACATTTTTATTCGCAGATGTAATTGATACATATAGGTATTATGGAATACAAAAAACTATAAAAGAGATAGAAAAAAAACTTCAAAGTGAAAAATACTGGTTAAAAAAATTAAAAAATATTGATGTGAAATATGGATATTTTGAAAATCCTACTTTTATCCTTTTTTGTAATAAAATAACTCGAACACTCCAAGTAAATCTTTATAAAAAAGGAAAATTAAAAAATTTAACTACTTTTAATAATGTTATAGTAGGAAAACTTGGAGATAAACAAAAAGAAGGAGACTTGAAAACACCTATTGGAAACTATACATTAATTAACAAAATCAAACCCTCAAACACTTTTTATGGCCCTCTTGCTTTTGTAACTTCTTATCCTAATTTATTTGATAAATTAAATAAAAAAAATGGCTATGGTATTTGGATACACGGTAAACCTCTTGATGGAGAAAGAGGAGATTTAAGTAAAGGCTGTATTGTATTAAATAATGATGAAATAAAACACTTAGATACATTAATTAATTACAAAAAAACTGTTCTTGAAATAACTCAAAATCCAATATATGCAAGAAAAGATGATATTGCAAAAATATTAGCATTAATTTATAAATGGAGAGATGCTTGGAGAAAAAGTGATTTAAAAAAATATCTTGCATTTTATTCACAACAAACATTTAAAAGAAGTAATGGAATGGACTTTAAACAATTTAAAGAGTATAAAAAAAGAGTTTTTGATTCAAAAAAAGGTCAAAAAATTGATATCTATTTTAGAAATATTCAAATAACTCCATATCAAAATGTAAAAAATTTACCTATTTATAAAGTTGAAATGTATGAAGAATACTTATCTCCTACATATGTATTTAAAGGAAATAAAGAAATTTATCTCCAAAAATTTGGAAATCAATTCAAAATAATTGTTGAAAAATAA
- the rimO gene encoding 30S ribosomal protein S12 methylthiotransferase RimO yields the protein MKKLYIASLGCVKNLIDSEVMLGKLKNEYEITLNPNEADLIIVNTCGFINLAKEESIDTILELANEKKENAKLVVTGCLSERYKDILPKEIPEVDIWSGVGDFNRIDEIIKSNSKKVFSNKVFLIHNEDRVITGSSYHAYIKLSEGCNQKCSFCAIPSFKGKLQSREIEEIINEIKRLKDKGYKDFSLASQDSSSYLRDKGIRDGLERLIDEIDKIDDINVRILYLYPATTTKRLIRKIFSSKNVVNYFDIPIQHITPKMLKIMKRPGSVNKLKELLNEMKREDSFVRTSIIVGHPGESHEDFEELMKFLEEYNFDRINVFAYSDEEGTNAYKRKDKLPDAIIEARVKEVEKVVEKTTQKALKKYLNKEIECFFDGLTEDGLFYSVRPKLWEREIDGDILINDSEIQNLKVGNIYKVKVNELAGNQLIGKIIG from the coding sequence TTGAAAAAACTATATATTGCGTCTCTTGGTTGTGTTAAAAATTTAATTGATAGTGAAGTTATGCTTGGAAAACTAAAAAATGAATATGAAATTACTTTAAATCCAAATGAAGCAGATTTAATAATTGTAAACACTTGCGGATTTATAAATTTAGCAAAAGAAGAATCAATTGATACAATATTAGAACTTGCTAATGAAAAAAAAGAAAACGCAAAACTTGTAGTTACAGGATGCCTTAGTGAAAGATACAAAGATATCTTACCAAAAGAAATTCCAGAAGTTGATATTTGGAGTGGTGTTGGTGATTTCAATAGAATTGATGAAATTATAAAAAGTAACTCAAAAAAAGTATTTTCTAATAAAGTATTTTTAATTCATAATGAAGATAGAGTAATTACAGGTAGTAGTTATCACGCATATATAAAACTTAGCGAAGGATGTAATCAAAAGTGTAGTTTTTGTGCAATTCCATCATTTAAAGGAAAACTTCAATCAAGAGAAATAGAAGAAATAATTAATGAAATTAAAAGATTAAAAGATAAAGGGTATAAAGATTTCAGTTTAGCAAGCCAAGATTCAAGCTCATACCTTAGAGACAAAGGCATAAGAGATGGGCTTGAAAGACTTATTGATGAAATAGATAAAATAGATGATATAAATGTAAGAATTTTATATTTATATCCTGCAACAACTACAAAAAGATTAATTAGAAAAATATTCTCTTCAAAAAATGTAGTAAATTATTTTGATATACCAATTCAACATATAACTCCTAAAATGTTAAAAATAATGAAACGTCCAGGAAGTGTAAATAAATTAAAAGAATTATTAAACGAAATGAAAAGAGAAGATTCTTTTGTAAGGACTTCTATAATTGTTGGTCATCCAGGAGAAAGTCATGAAGATTTTGAAGAATTAATGAAATTTTTAGAAGAATATAATTTTGATAGGATAAATGTATTCGCCTATTCTGATGAAGAAGGAACAAATGCATATAAAAGAAAAGATAAACTACCAGATGCCATAATAGAAGCAAGAGTAAAAGAAGTCGAAAAAGTAGTAGAAAAAACAACTCAAAAAGCTCTAAAAAAATATTTAAATAAAGAAATTGAATGTTTTTTTGATGGATTAACAGAAGATGGATTGTTTTATAGTGTAAGACCTAAACTTTGGGAGAGAGAAATTGATGGAGATATTTTAATTAATGATAGTGAAATTCAAAATTTAAAAGTTGGCAATATATACAAAGTAAAAGTCAATGAATTAGCAGGTAATCAATTAATAGGAAAAATTATTGGCTAA
- a CDS encoding winged helix-turn-helix domain-containing protein, translating to MKIEELIEKYKENGKITCASCYKIATKLKITPKEVGDKCNEIGVRITDCDLGQFGKKDFVLDYEKEIVDELEKLADEKRRVRCKDARELAKKYNLKKVRSAIKDNKFDVIYCELGVFKEKKRPRAYIKTKIWIENQKGELLFGQGKTEILELIDKTGSISKAAEIMGINYKKALNHIKILQKNLEDELVIPKKGINGGTELTLKAKEYISIYKQLKKEIEEFANERFKELYLKKLKGKK from the coding sequence ATGAAAATTGAAGAGCTTATTGAAAAATATAAAGAAAATGGAAAAATTACTTGTGCAAGTTGTTATAAAATAGCTACAAAATTAAAAATAACTCCAAAAGAAGTTGGAGATAAATGTAATGAAATAGGAGTTAGGATTACTGATTGTGATTTGGGTCAATTTGGAAAAAAAGATTTTGTCTTAGATTATGAAAAAGAGATTGTAGATGAGTTAGAAAAATTAGCGGATGAAAAAAGAAGAGTTAGATGTAAAGATGCAAGAGAACTTGCAAAAAAATATAATCTAAAAAAAGTAAGAAGTGCTATAAAAGATAATAAGTTTGATGTTATTTATTGTGAGCTTGGTGTGTTTAAAGAGAAAAAAAGACCAAGAGCATATATTAAAACAAAAATATGGATAGAAAATCAAAAAGGTGAATTACTTTTTGGGCAAGGAAAGACTGAAATTTTAGAGCTGATTGATAAGACTGGTTCTATTTCAAAAGCAGCTGAAATTATGGGAATCAATTATAAAAAAGCCCTAAATCATATAAAAATTTTACAAAAAAATCTCGAAGATGAACTTGTAATACCTAAAAAAGGTATAAATGGAGGTACTGAGCTTACTTTAAAAGCAAAAGAGTATATAAGTATATACAAACAACTAAAAAAAGAAATAGAAGAGTTTGCTAATGAAAGATTTAAGGAGTTATATTTAAAAAAACTAAAAGGGAAAAAATAA